One stretch of Papaver somniferum cultivar HN1 unplaced genomic scaffold, ASM357369v1 unplaced-scaffold_154, whole genome shotgun sequence DNA includes these proteins:
- the LOC113336785 gene encoding uncharacterized protein LOC113336785, protein MGSVVGGANGSGFVILPPLSLFSLMALLLDTSKVQGEYMDREAHLNFFNGFSVSPSSIKVTHLHYANDTIFFFDNKKEELHNIFYALHYFEFITGLKVNTSKTRLIGIGYAPDLSTWAVELGCAIDTLPFLYLGMPFGVKCTFKYIWDPIIENLKLDFPHGGDVISVKELNGVGDLVLIRIDFGTRLSLTNVGIISLVGYLNDQWVSDAPIEVSFPSLYKIARDKNAKISEMTTEDGKWNFTFRRLLTNSETNDLAAFFLLIRDIPPALDSSLDTRRCALHSSGIFSVKTLYSKLIEDSRFDNLPHSFIWKATIAPKVNFLV, encoded by the exons ATGGGTTCAGTAGTAGGTGGTGCAAATGGCTCAGGTTTTGTTATTCTACCTCCTCTTTCTCTATTCTCATTAATGGCTCTGCTTTTGGATACGTCAAAAGTTCAAGGGGA ATACATGGATAGGGAAGCTCATCTTAATTTCTTTAATGGTTTTTCTGTCAGTCCATCAAGCATTAAGGTAACTCACTTACATTATGCAAATGATACTATTTTCTTCTttgataacaagaaggaagaACTACATAATATTTTCTACGCACTACACTATTTTGAGTTCATTACTGGTCTAAAAGTGAATACTTCAAAAACTAGACTAATTGGCATTGGTTATGCACCTGATTTATCCACTTGGGCAGTTGAGTTGGGCTGTGCTATTGATACTCTGCCATTCTTATATTTGGGTATGCCTTTTGGTGTTAAATGTACTTTTAAATACATTTGGGATCCTATCATTGAAAATTTAAAGCTAGACTTTCCACATGGAGGAGATGTAATCTCAGTAAAGGAG CTAAATGGTGTTGGGGATTTGGTACTGATTAGAATAGACTTTGGTACAAGATTATCACTGACAAACGTGGGAATAATTTCTCTTGTTGGATACTTG AATGATCAGTGGGTGAGTGATGCTCCTATTGAAGTTTCTTTCCCTTCCCTGTATAAGATTGCTAGAGACAAAAATGCAAAGATTTCAGAAATGACGACAGAAGATGGTAAATGGAATTTCACATTCAGAAGATTGCTTACAAATAGTGAAACAAATGATCTTGCTGCTTTTTTCTTGCTCATCAGGGATATTCCTCCAGCCTTAGACTCTTCACTGGATACTAGAAGATGTGCACTCCACAGTTCCGGTATCTTCTCAGTTAAGACTTTATATTCAAAACTTATTGAAGATTCTAGATTTGATAACTTACCTCATTCTTTTATCTGGAAAGCTACTATCGCTCCAAAAGTAAATTTTCTTGTCTGA